DNA from Desulfarculus baarsii DSM 2075:
GCCAATCTTTTGATCTTCATGGGCGCACACCTCGTAAAAGCGGGGGCCAACTGCAATTCCGCCGTTTCCGGCGGCATTCCATGGATTATCCAGCGGTTGTTTAATATTAGTGCCATCGTGACGCCGGCGCAACTCTTATCCCCGCCGGCCGGCAAAGGCCCTTGGCCCGGCTGGATCACGATTTTACAAGCACTAACAAAATTTCGCCTTGCGCGATTGGCTTTTTTTGCATCATTTGTATAATTATTGCATCGTTACCATGCACGGCAATCTGCGGGCCATAACAACCCGGCCCATTTACGACTGGAGAGCGCATGTCCGAGCCGGTGAGGGTCGCCAGCGGCGTAAGCGAACTGGACCGCCTTTTGGGCGGGCTGTTCATCGGCGACAACGTGGTCTGGCTCGATGACGCCGGCTCGTTGGCCACGGTGTTCTGCGGCAATTTCATCATGGCCAGCCAGTCACAGGAGCGGCCGCTGATCTACGTCACCTTCGACCGTTCGCCCAAAAACCTGCTGGACAAGCTTGGCCCCCTGGCCGACTATCCGGCCCTGACCATCCTCGACTGCTTTACCCACGGCAAGGGCATGGGCTCCGAGGTCTTCCTGAAGTTTTACGAAGACCCGCCGGCCCGTCGCGCGGCCAACGTGGTGCTGATGAGCGCCCCCGGCGACCCCGAGGAGGTCAGCCAGGCCCTCTACGGCTTGCAGGCCCGGCACCAGGGCGACGTGCGCTTCGTGCTGGAGAGCATCACCGGCATGCAGGAGCTGTGGGGCGACGAGGAGGCCATCGTCAATTTCTACAGCCGCACCTGCCCCCGGCTCTACGAACTCAACACCATCGCCTATTGGATCATGGAAAAGGCGGCCCATTCGGACCGCCTGAAGGCCCAGATCGCCCACATCGCCCAGGTGGTCATCGAGCTTTCGATCAAGCGCGGCACCACCAACCTGATGGTGGTCAAGGCCGAAAAGCGTCCCTCGGAAAACCTCCACCGCCAGTTCAACTATTGGAGCAAAGGGGCCAGCGTCAGCTTCGATCCCCAGCGCCGGGCGGCCAGCCGCTTCGACCTGGGCAAGCGCATCAAGGAGCTGCGCGGCAAAAAAGGCCTGAGCCAGACCGACCTGGCCAAGATGGTCGGCGTCACGCCCAGCACGATCAGCCAGGTGGAGAGCAACCACATTTACCCGTCGCTGCCGGCGTTGATCAAGATGGCCGAGGTGCTCAGCGTCGAGATAGCCTCGTTTTTCAACGACGGGGCCGAGGATCGCCAGCGAGTGGTCTTTTCGGCCGAGGAGGCGGTGGAGGTCAAGCTGGTGGACATGCCGGCCGGCGCGGTGCGCGCCCAATTGCTTTCGCCGGTGGATCTCGACAGCAAGACGGAACCATATATCATCGAGATTCCGCCAAAAACCAGCCTGCCATCGCATTTTTTCATGCACAAGGGCGAGGAGGTCGGCTATGTGCTGGCCGGCCGCGTGCAACTTAAGATCAAAAAGGCCGTG
Protein-coding regions in this window:
- a CDS encoding helix-turn-helix domain-containing protein; the protein is MSEPVRVASGVSELDRLLGGLFIGDNVVWLDDAGSLATVFCGNFIMASQSQERPLIYVTFDRSPKNLLDKLGPLADYPALTILDCFTHGKGMGSEVFLKFYEDPPARRAANVVLMSAPGDPEEVSQALYGLQARHQGDVRFVLESITGMQELWGDEEAIVNFYSRTCPRLYELNTIAYWIMEKAAHSDRLKAQIAHIAQVVIELSIKRGTTNLMVVKAEKRPSENLHRQFNYWSKGASVSFDPQRRAASRFDLGKRIKELRGKKGLSQTDLAKMVGVTPSTISQVESNHIYPSLPALIKMAEVLSVEIASFFNDGAEDRQRVVFSAEEAVEVKLVDMPAGAVRAQLLSPVDLDSKTEPYIIEIPPKTSLPSHFFMHKGEEVGYVLAGRVQLKIKKAVHNARAGDVIFLTNELPTNWQNPGRTPARLLWLKIG